In one window of Corynebacterium incognita DNA:
- the ileS gene encoding isoleucine--tRNA ligase produces the protein MAEQTPDTAAEQVGGAASQVGKVYPKVDMSGGSNRFPDMEQVVQKYWKEDDTFQASLEQTKDKPEYIFYDGPPFANGLPHYGHLLTGYVKDIVPRYRTMAGNYVPRVFGWDCHGLPAELEAEKQLGITDKGQIEEMGLEKFNEYSATSVLKYADEWEDYVTRQARWVDFDNGYKTMDQDFMESVMWAFKELYDKGLIYQGFRVLPYSWAEHTPLSNQETRMDDSYRMRQDPTLTVTFPVTGAREGTRAVETLAAHPELADAAALAWTTTPWTLPSNSALAVHPDVDYALVKVGESGLEEFVGRTFLIAEALAGTLAKELGEDREVLGTFKGADLVGLTYQPIFDFFKDLENGFQILAADYVTTEDGTGIVHQAPAFGEDDMNTCAAHDIELVIPVDDDGKFTSQVPPYQGELVFDANKNIIKDLKAAGRVVRHVTIEHSYPHSWRSGEPLIYKAMPAWFVKVTEFRDRMVELNHNEIEWMPEHIRDGQFGKWLEGARDWNISRSRYWGSPIPVWISDDENYPRVDVYGSLDELERDFGVRPKSLHRPHIDELTRPNPDDPTGKSTMRRVPEVLDCWFESGSMPFAQKHYPFENKDWFDTHHPSDFIVEYSGQTRGWFYVMHVLSTALFDRPAYKKVVAHGIVLGDDGLKMSKSKGNYPNVNEVFDRDGSDAMRWFLMSSPILRGGNLIVTEQGIRDGVRQAILPIWNAYTFLQLYSAKEAQFDTSSTHVLDRYILAKTHDLVKNVGAALAGTDIATATEEVRLFADALTNWYVRRSRDRFWEGDLEGQHPEAFNTLYTVLETVSRVVAPLLPHVAEVIYRGLTGERSVHLASYPKAEDYPADDALVEAMDLTRAVCSSASSVRKSNKLRNRLPLPKLTVAVEDSARLEDFKDIIRDEVNVKEVMLTDDVDSVGTFEVVCNAKVAGPRLGKDVQRAIKNLKAGNYERRGEEVVVDGDIVLAPEEYSERLQAADPKNTSRVEGLNGLVVLDTTVTEELEAEGWAADVIRGIQDARKAEDFLVTDRITAVLSVPAEKEEWAFRHANHIAAEVLATSLTISTQPLSGEIHNVVSGVNVRVTKNS, from the coding sequence ATGGCTGAGCAGACCCCCGACACCGCAGCCGAGCAGGTCGGTGGCGCCGCGTCCCAGGTGGGCAAGGTGTACCCGAAGGTAGACATGAGCGGTGGCTCCAACCGCTTCCCGGACATGGAGCAGGTTGTCCAGAAGTACTGGAAGGAAGACGACACCTTCCAGGCGTCGTTGGAGCAGACTAAGGACAAGCCCGAATACATCTTTTACGACGGCCCGCCGTTCGCTAACGGCCTGCCGCACTATGGCCACCTGCTGACCGGTTACGTCAAGGACATCGTGCCGCGTTACCGCACCATGGCGGGCAACTACGTCCCCCGTGTATTTGGCTGGGACTGCCACGGCCTGCCCGCAGAGCTGGAGGCGGAAAAGCAGCTCGGCATCACCGATAAGGGCCAGATCGAAGAAATGGGCCTGGAGAAGTTCAACGAGTACAGTGCCACCTCCGTGCTGAAGTACGCTGACGAGTGGGAGGACTACGTCACCCGCCAGGCGCGCTGGGTGGATTTTGACAACGGCTACAAGACCATGGACCAGGACTTCATGGAGTCCGTCATGTGGGCGTTCAAGGAGCTCTACGACAAGGGGCTTATCTACCAGGGTTTTAGGGTCCTGCCGTACTCCTGGGCGGAGCACACCCCGCTGTCCAACCAGGAAACCCGCATGGATGATTCCTACCGCATGCGCCAGGACCCCACGCTGACGGTCACCTTCCCGGTCACCGGCGCCCGCGAGGGCACGCGCGCCGTCGAGACGCTCGCTGCGCACCCGGAGCTTGCCGACGCCGCGGCACTGGCCTGGACGACGACCCCGTGGACCCTGCCGTCCAACTCCGCTCTGGCAGTTCACCCGGACGTGGACTACGCCCTGGTCAAGGTAGGGGAGTCCGGCCTTGAGGAATTCGTTGGTCGCACCTTCCTCATCGCCGAGGCACTGGCCGGCACCTTGGCCAAGGAGCTGGGCGAGGACCGCGAAGTTCTGGGGACCTTCAAGGGCGCGGACCTGGTCGGCCTGACCTACCAGCCGATCTTTGACTTCTTCAAGGACCTCGAGAACGGCTTCCAGATCCTCGCCGCGGATTACGTCACCACCGAGGACGGCACCGGCATCGTCCACCAGGCTCCTGCCTTCGGTGAGGACGATATGAACACCTGTGCTGCGCACGACATCGAGCTGGTTATCCCGGTTGACGACGACGGCAAGTTCACCTCCCAGGTGCCGCCGTACCAGGGGGAGTTGGTCTTTGATGCCAACAAGAACATCATCAAGGACCTCAAGGCCGCGGGCCGCGTCGTGCGCCACGTGACCATCGAACACTCCTACCCGCACTCCTGGCGCTCTGGCGAGCCGCTCATCTACAAGGCGATGCCCGCCTGGTTCGTCAAGGTTACCGAGTTCCGTGACCGCATGGTCGAGCTCAACCACAACGAGATCGAATGGATGCCGGAGCACATCCGCGACGGCCAGTTTGGCAAGTGGCTCGAGGGCGCGCGCGACTGGAATATCTCCCGTTCTCGCTACTGGGGCTCGCCCATCCCAGTGTGGATCTCTGATGATGAGAACTACCCGCGCGTGGACGTGTATGGCTCCCTGGACGAGCTGGAGCGCGACTTTGGCGTGCGTCCGAAGTCCCTGCACCGCCCGCACATCGACGAGCTGACCCGCCCGAACCCGGACGATCCGACGGGCAAGTCCACCATGCGGCGCGTGCCGGAGGTTTTGGACTGCTGGTTCGAGTCCGGTTCCATGCCGTTCGCGCAGAAGCATTACCCGTTTGAAAACAAGGACTGGTTCGATACCCACCACCCGTCCGACTTCATCGTGGAGTACTCCGGCCAGACCCGCGGCTGGTTCTACGTGATGCACGTGCTGTCCACCGCACTGTTTGATCGCCCGGCGTACAAGAAGGTCGTGGCCCACGGCATCGTGCTGGGCGACGACGGCCTGAAGATGTCCAAGTCCAAGGGCAACTACCCGAACGTCAACGAGGTCTTTGATCGTGATGGCTCGGACGCGATGCGATGGTTCCTCATGTCCTCGCCGATCCTGCGCGGCGGCAACTTGATTGTCACCGAGCAGGGCATCCGCGACGGCGTGCGCCAGGCCATCCTGCCCATCTGGAACGCGTACACCTTCCTGCAGCTGTACTCCGCGAAGGAAGCGCAGTTCGACACCTCGTCCACCCATGTGCTGGACCGCTACATCTTGGCCAAGACGCACGATCTGGTGAAGAACGTGGGTGCAGCGCTGGCGGGCACGGACATCGCCACCGCCACCGAGGAGGTGCGCCTGTTCGCTGACGCTCTGACCAACTGGTACGTGCGCCGCTCCCGCGATCGCTTCTGGGAGGGCGACCTGGAGGGCCAGCACCCGGAGGCCTTCAACACGCTTTACACCGTGCTGGAAACAGTTTCTCGCGTGGTAGCGCCGCTGCTGCCGCACGTGGCAGAGGTCATCTACCGCGGCCTGACCGGCGAGCGCTCCGTGCACCTGGCGTCCTACCCGAAGGCGGAGGACTACCCGGCGGACGACGCCCTCGTGGAGGCCATGGACCTCACCCGCGCGGTGTGCTCCTCGGCATCCTCGGTGCGCAAGTCGAACAAGCTGCGCAACCGCCTGCCGTTGCCGAAGCTTACCGTGGCGGTGGAGGATTCCGCGCGCCTGGAAGACTTCAAGGACATCATCCGCGACGAGGTCAACGTCAAGGAGGTCATGCTGACCGATGACGTGGACTCCGTGGGTACCTTCGAGGTGGTCTGCAACGCGAAGGTTGCGGGCCCCCGCCTGGGCAAGGACGTGCAGCGCGCCATCAAAAACCTCAAGGCGGGTAACTACGAGCGCCGCGGCGAGGAGGTCGTGGTCGACGGTGACATTGTGCTGGCACCGGAGGAGTACTCCGAGCGCCTGCAGGCCGCCGATCCGAAGAACACCTCCCGCGTGGAGGGGCTCAACGGCCTGGTGGTGTTGGACACCACCGTGACAGAGGAACTTGAGGCCGAGGGGTGGGCCGCCGACGTCATCCGCGGCATCCAGGACGCCCGCAAGGCCGAGGACTTCCTCGTGACCGACCGCATTACAGCGGTACTTTCCGTACCAGCCGAAAAAGAAGAATGGGCCTTTCGGCACGCAAACCATATTGCCGCAGAAGTCTTGGCAACCTCATTGACTATTTCAACCCAGCCCCTATCAGGCGAGATCCATAACGTGGTCTCCGGTGTCAATGTGCGGGTGACCAAGAATTCCTAG
- a CDS encoding zinc-binding dehydrogenase yields MSAHIQEERTSELPTMLLGAIVFALVAFLAFVAFVGTAKVIWLYVLFGSAIVGLVLFVLDWKEKHRASRVSGHDVEVDD; encoded by the coding sequence TTGTCAGCCCATATTCAGGAAGAAAGGACTAGTGAGTTACCCACCATGCTGCTCGGCGCCATCGTCTTCGCCCTTGTGGCCTTCCTCGCGTTTGTCGCTTTCGTCGGCACCGCCAAGGTCATTTGGCTCTACGTTCTTTTCGGCTCCGCCATCGTGGGGTTGGTCCTGTTCGTTCTGGATTGGAAAGAAAAGCATCGAGCCTCCCGCGTCTCCGGTCACGACGTCGAAGTGGATGATTAA
- a CDS encoding DivIVA domain-containing protein — MPLTPAQVHNVAFNKPPIGKRGYNEDEVDQFLDLVEDSLAQLQEENEDLKSQLEKAQSGAGAGAAGAGAAKADEAAIRKDVEAQLRKEYDAKLAEAKKAADDAKAEAAKAKESAAKPAAAQPADNQELNKVKGDNERLSKELETARKELEAARKDNADLKKKAEQAGDNNTGAKAAAAGLAGAGVGAAAGATADGMATPATHMQAAKVLGLAQEMADRLTGEAKSESESMLSEARAAAEKQLNDADTKSKNQLAEAMTKVKEQLADADTKSKKMIADAEAKAKQTETEANSRAEASVRQAEEKATALREDAEKKHTEIMTTVKQQQQALETRIQELRTFEREYRTRLRSMIESQLEDLDARGSAAPVGNAGQQAQGNQEQKNN; from the coding sequence ATGCCTTTGACACCAGCGCAAGTACACAACGTCGCTTTCAACAAGCCGCCAATTGGTAAGCGCGGCTACAACGAAGACGAGGTTGATCAGTTCCTTGACCTCGTAGAGGACTCCCTGGCGCAGCTCCAGGAAGAAAATGAGGATCTGAAGTCTCAGCTGGAGAAGGCACAGTCCGGCGCGGGCGCGGGCGCTGCTGGCGCTGGTGCTGCGAAGGCTGACGAAGCTGCTATCCGCAAGGACGTCGAAGCCCAGTTGCGCAAGGAATACGACGCGAAGCTGGCTGAGGCCAAGAAGGCCGCTGACGACGCAAAGGCCGAGGCCGCCAAGGCCAAGGAATCCGCTGCGAAGCCTGCGGCCGCGCAGCCGGCAGACAACCAGGAGCTGAACAAGGTCAAGGGCGACAACGAGCGCCTGTCCAAGGAACTGGAAACCGCGCGCAAGGAACTCGAGGCTGCCCGCAAGGACAACGCGGACCTCAAGAAGAAGGCCGAGCAGGCTGGCGACAACAACACTGGCGCCAAGGCTGCTGCCGCTGGCCTGGCCGGCGCTGGCGTGGGCGCTGCTGCCGGCGCTACCGCTGACGGCATGGCAACCCCGGCCACCCATATGCAGGCCGCTAAGGTCCTGGGTCTGGCTCAGGAGATGGCTGACCGCCTCACCGGCGAGGCTAAGTCTGAGTCCGAGTCCATGCTCTCTGAGGCACGTGCCGCAGCCGAGAAGCAGCTCAACGACGCTGATACCAAGTCCAAGAACCAGCTCGCCGAGGCTATGACGAAGGTCAAGGAGCAGCTGGCTGACGCGGACACCAAGTCCAAGAAGATGATCGCGGACGCTGAGGCTAAGGCTAAGCAGACTGAGACCGAGGCCAACTCCCGCGCGGAGGCTTCCGTCCGCCAGGCAGAGGAGAAGGCTACCGCCCTGCGCGAGGACGCGGAGAAGAAGCACACCGAGATCATGACTACCGTCAAGCAGCAGCAGCAGGCGCTGGAGACTCGCATCCAGGAGCTGCGCACCTTCGAGCGCGAGTACCGCACCCGCCTGCGCAGCATGATCGAGTCCCAGCTCGAGGACCTCGATGCACGCGGCTCCGCCGCACCGGTCGGCAACGCTGGCCAGCAGGCACAAGGCAACCAGGAGCAAAAGAACAACTAG
- a CDS encoding YggT family protein yields MIQVGIILSVLLRLFSLALIIRIVVEMIESFSRRFTPPRWFIMLVEPIMALTDPPVKALRRLIPPLRLGNIGLDVSVIVLFLIIWVLQIIVRMVFF; encoded by the coding sequence GTGATTCAAGTTGGAATAATCCTCAGCGTGCTCTTGCGCCTGTTTTCCTTGGCGCTCATTATCCGCATCGTGGTGGAAATGATTGAGTCTTTCTCGCGGCGCTTTACGCCGCCACGCTGGTTCATCATGCTCGTGGAGCCCATCATGGCTCTTACTGACCCGCCGGTGAAGGCGCTGCGGCGCCTCATTCCGCCGCTGCGCTTGGGGAACATCGGGCTGGACGTCTCCGTCATCGTGCTGTTCCTCATCATCTGGGTGCTGCAGATTATCGTGCGGATGGTCTTCTTCTAA
- a CDS encoding cell division protein SepF — protein sequence MSFKNDFMGFFGLGPANDNEDDAYYTEDERYDRVAEGDYRRGGERAAAPADRYADRRYGADVADAREYAPTIVEVSLVSYAEAKKIGEPFRDGDAVVFELTDADRGEAKRIIDFAAGLCFGLSGQMTKLTRGMDTERNVFAIVPTGAGISSLELERAAGLR from the coding sequence ATGTCCTTCAAGAACGACTTCATGGGCTTCTTCGGCCTGGGCCCGGCGAACGACAACGAAGACGACGCGTACTACACCGAGGACGAGCGTTACGACCGCGTGGCGGAGGGCGACTACCGTCGCGGTGGCGAGCGTGCCGCCGCCCCCGCAGACCGCTACGCGGACCGTCGTTACGGCGCCGATGTAGCCGACGCTCGTGAGTACGCCCCGACCATCGTTGAGGTGTCCTTGGTGTCCTACGCAGAGGCGAAGAAGATTGGTGAGCCCTTCCGCGACGGCGACGCCGTGGTCTTTGAACTGACTGACGCCGACCGCGGCGAGGCTAAGCGCATTATCGACTTCGCTGCTGGCCTGTGCTTTGGCCTGTCCGGCCAGATGACCAAGCTCACCCGCGGCATGGACACCGAGCGCAACGTATTTGCGATCGTTCCGACCGGCGCCGGCATTTCCAGCCTGGAGCTGGAGCGCGCCGCTGGCCTGCGCTAG
- a CDS encoding YggS family pyridoxal phosphate-dependent enzyme, translated as MTNAEPTQPEPTQPGGPQSEAHQSECAVARKAELAANLDKVRDEIVRLAAAADREPPRLLPVTKFHPAADLGLLAELGVTDVAENREQEARAKAAELPQLRFHMIGQVQTKKANHVARWAASVHSVDSEKLALALDRGVGRALEAGERSTGLPVYIQVSYDGDTSRGGVERGDVEKLARTIEDCAHVSLRGLMVVPPLDADAAEVFDTVRQLADALGQQLGRGMELSAGMSADMADAIAHGSDVVRVGTGIMGARPVA; from the coding sequence ATGACCAACGCTGAACCTACTCAACCTGAACCCACTCAACCTGGAGGGCCACAGTCCGAGGCTCACCAGTCCGAGTGTGCCGTGGCGCGGAAGGCGGAGCTGGCCGCGAATCTGGACAAGGTGCGGGACGAGATCGTGCGTTTGGCTGCCGCGGCGGATCGGGAGCCACCACGGTTGTTGCCGGTGACCAAGTTCCACCCGGCCGCTGATCTCGGACTGTTGGCGGAGCTGGGGGTGACGGACGTGGCCGAGAATCGCGAGCAAGAAGCTCGTGCCAAGGCGGCGGAGTTGCCGCAGCTGCGCTTCCACATGATTGGTCAGGTACAGACCAAGAAGGCCAACCACGTGGCGCGGTGGGCTGCGAGTGTGCACTCGGTTGATTCGGAGAAGCTCGCGCTGGCATTAGATCGCGGCGTGGGCCGCGCGCTGGAGGCAGGGGAGCGAAGTACTGGTTTGCCGGTGTATATCCAGGTTTCTTACGACGGTGACACCAGCCGGGGCGGGGTGGAACGCGGCGACGTCGAGAAGCTGGCGCGTACCATCGAGGACTGTGCACACGTGAGCCTCCGTGGCCTGATGGTGGTGCCGCCGCTGGACGCAGACGCCGCCGAAGTTTTTGACACGGTGCGCCAGCTCGCGGACGCCCTCGGGCAGCAGCTCGGTCGCGGTATGGAGTTGTCCGCGGGGATGTCCGCAGACATGGCAGACGCCATCGCTCACGGCAGTGATGTCGTGCGTGTCGGTACTGGCATCATGGGAGCACGCCCAGTAGCTTAA
- the pgeF gene encoding peptidoglycan editing factor PgeF: MSVNEESTHDVQQRPVRMVFTSRAGGVSASPYDSFNLGDHVGDAPESVAANRQRLQDILGLEHIVWMEQLHTPNVTVVDGTEELPIPATDAVVTTTPGVGLGVLVADCVPVLLADSTAKVVGAAHAGRLGARNGIVAKTVAAMQALGATPAGITALLGPAASGKHYELPKEIALDVESKLPGSLATTAKGTTGLDLRAGLVRQLLSLGVTNIDADPRCTIEDKDFFSYRREGTTGRQAGVVWINDQR; encoded by the coding sequence ATGTCAGTAAACGAGGAATCTACCCACGACGTGCAACAACGCCCCGTCCGCATGGTTTTTACAAGCCGTGCAGGCGGGGTTTCCGCGTCTCCCTATGACTCTTTCAACCTCGGGGACCATGTTGGTGACGCACCCGAATCCGTTGCCGCGAACCGCCAGCGCCTCCAGGACATCCTGGGGCTGGAACACATCGTGTGGATGGAACAGTTGCACACCCCTAACGTCACGGTTGTCGATGGCACTGAGGAGCTGCCTATCCCGGCCACCGACGCCGTGGTGACCACCACCCCGGGCGTAGGGCTGGGAGTGCTGGTCGCGGATTGTGTTCCGGTCCTGCTCGCGGACAGCACCGCCAAGGTCGTGGGCGCGGCCCACGCCGGAAGGCTCGGCGCGCGCAATGGCATCGTGGCCAAGACCGTCGCCGCGATGCAAGCACTCGGCGCGACGCCCGCGGGAATCACTGCGCTGCTGGGCCCTGCGGCCAGCGGTAAGCACTATGAACTGCCCAAGGAAATAGCGTTGGACGTCGAGTCCAAGCTGCCGGGTTCGCTGGCGACGACCGCGAAAGGCACCACCGGTCTGGACTTGCGTGCCGGTCTGGTGCGCCAGCTGCTGAGCCTCGGCGTGACCAACATCGATGCCGACCCGCGCTGCACGATTGAGGACAAGGACTTCTTCTCCTATCGTCGCGAGGGCACGACTGGACGCCAGGCAGGGGTGGTGTGGATCAATGACCAACGCTGA
- the ftsZ gene encoding cell division protein FtsZ yields the protein MTSPNNNLAVIKVVGVGGGGVNAVNRMIEEGLTGVEFVAINTDSQALLFSDADTKLDIGREATRGLGAGANPEVGRTSAEDHKSEIEETLKGADMVFVTAGEGGGTGTGAAPVVASIAKKQGALTVGVVTKPFSFEGHRRTKQAIEGIDALKEVCDTLIVIPNDRLMELDDSNLSIMEAFRAADEVLHNGVQGISNLILTPGMINVDFADVRSVMSDAGSALMGVGNARGDNRVLQAAQQAINSPLLESSMDGAKGVLLSIAGGSDLGLGEVHEASSMVTERADMNANIIFGTIIDDNLGDEVRVTIIATGFDAVANRVDNGGASAVAQEGGNSAVNASEVAASREATRGSLFESRNQNTASATPAPSAAASATEAPRGNEGRTETYRVGQNGGRPAPRREAERSDRGDRGLFTTRGGDDDDLDVPSFMR from the coding sequence ATGACCTCCCCGAACAATAACCTGGCCGTCATCAAGGTCGTCGGCGTCGGCGGCGGTGGCGTCAACGCCGTCAACCGCATGATTGAAGAAGGCCTCACTGGCGTTGAATTTGTGGCCATCAACACTGACTCGCAGGCCCTGCTGTTCTCCGATGCGGACACCAAGCTGGACATCGGTCGCGAGGCCACCCGCGGCCTGGGAGCTGGCGCCAACCCGGAGGTAGGCCGCACCTCCGCAGAGGATCACAAGTCTGAGATTGAAGAGACCCTCAAGGGTGCAGACATGGTCTTCGTCACCGCCGGCGAGGGTGGTGGCACCGGCACCGGTGCGGCTCCGGTCGTTGCTTCCATTGCAAAGAAGCAGGGTGCGCTGACCGTTGGCGTTGTCACCAAGCCTTTCAGCTTCGAAGGCCACCGTCGTACCAAGCAGGCCATTGAAGGTATCGACGCGCTGAAGGAAGTCTGTGACACCCTCATCGTCATCCCGAACGACCGCCTGATGGAGCTGGATGACTCCAACTTGTCCATCATGGAAGCCTTCCGCGCCGCCGACGAAGTCTTGCACAACGGTGTCCAGGGCATCTCCAACCTCATTCTCACCCCGGGCATGATCAACGTCGACTTCGCGGACGTTCGCTCCGTGATGTCCGACGCTGGCTCCGCACTCATGGGCGTGGGTAACGCTCGTGGCGACAACCGCGTGCTGCAGGCTGCTCAGCAGGCCATCAACTCCCCGCTGCTGGAGTCCAGCATGGACGGCGCCAAGGGCGTGCTGCTGTCCATCGCCGGCGGCTCCGACCTGGGTCTCGGCGAGGTGCACGAGGCCTCCTCCATGGTCACCGAGCGTGCTGACATGAATGCCAACATCATCTTCGGCACCATCATCGACGACAACCTGGGCGATGAGGTCCGCGTGACCATCATCGCCACCGGCTTCGACGCGGTGGCGAACCGCGTAGACAACGGCGGCGCATCCGCTGTGGCCCAGGAGGGCGGCAACAGCGCCGTCAACGCCTCCGAGGTTGCTGCCTCCCGCGAGGCAACCCGCGGTTCCTTGTTCGAAAGCCGCAACCAGAACACTGCATCGGCTACACCGGCGCCGTCCGCCGCGGCGTCGGCTACCGAGGCCCCGCGCGGCAACGAAGGCCGCACCGAGACCTACCGTGTGGGCCAAAACGGTGGCCGCCCGGCACCTCGCCGCGAGGCTGAGCGCTCCGACCGCGGCGACCGTGGACTGTTCACCACCCGCGGTGGCGACGATGATGACCTGGATGTGCCGTCCTTCATGCGCTAG
- a CDS encoding cell division protein FtsQ/DivIB, protein MTTNSHFEARVAARRKEVAAQEGQRRNGRKIVAIIAGVLALLLIAGAVLYMAPVFTVREYKVTGNNIATVEEIQEAAQVPEGANLLHVDTNAAARSVAKVPWVQSVTVDRALPSTLSIEVTEREVVAFVKSRDGDRLIDSHGNEFVIAAPPKGAVEIAGLDGDAAKGEKQRASAVAILAAVSEKVRAKVDRLEVEGDYKYVFHLKDGRSVVWGANDNNEAKAAAMDTVLKMRGKDWNITNPEMVTKK, encoded by the coding sequence ATGACCACCAACTCGCACTTTGAGGCTCGGGTGGCGGCGCGCCGCAAGGAAGTCGCCGCACAAGAAGGGCAGCGCCGCAACGGCCGCAAGATCGTCGCGATCATCGCCGGGGTGCTCGCCCTCCTGCTGATCGCCGGTGCCGTGCTGTATATGGCGCCCGTCTTCACTGTGCGTGAGTACAAGGTCACCGGCAACAACATCGCCACAGTTGAAGAGATCCAGGAGGCCGCGCAGGTCCCTGAGGGTGCGAACCTCCTGCATGTTGACACTAACGCCGCCGCGCGGTCGGTGGCGAAGGTGCCGTGGGTCCAGTCGGTGACCGTCGATCGGGCGCTGCCGTCGACGCTCAGCATCGAAGTCACCGAGCGCGAGGTCGTGGCCTTCGTGAAGAGTCGGGACGGCGATAGACTCATCGATTCTCACGGCAATGAGTTTGTGATTGCCGCCCCTCCCAAGGGTGCAGTGGAGATCGCTGGGCTGGACGGCGACGCCGCGAAAGGGGAGAAGCAGCGCGCCTCCGCTGTGGCGATTCTCGCCGCGGTGAGTGAGAAGGTACGGGCCAAGGTTGACCGTTTGGAAGTCGAAGGCGATTACAAATATGTTTTCCACCTCAAAGACGGCCGTTCCGTCGTGTGGGGCGCCAATGACAATAACGAAGCTAAGGCCGCGGCGATGGACACTGTGCTCAAGATGCGCGGCAAGGATTGGAACATCACCAACCCAGAAATGGTGACCAAGAAATAG
- the murC gene encoding UDP-N-acetylmuramate--L-alanine ligase produces the protein MSGLARIMVARGAVVTGSDMVDSTPVEVLRSMGAQVAVGHDAANLSLAGELPTVVVTSFAAIPQDNPELVAAKEQDIPVIRRSDLLADIMEGCTQVLLAGTHGKTSTTSMTVSALQAAGEDPSFAIGGQLNRAGTNAHHGTGNAFVAEADESDASLLRYRPDVAVVTNIEPDHLDYFKTHEAYFQVFDDFAARVADNNGVLIVCLEDSNTARLGQRAIARGERVVGYGSAQAAAQYPEIPLAARLDSEDVSAAGTTVTASLRLAPLRGESSEAGKSGEANNETIDVTYTVGTPGHHMVLNSLAALLAGIAAGGQPIAVAEGLGEFTGVRRRFEYRGTSPAGIRVYDDYAHHPTEVNAVLGAAREKVNAEGEGARVIACFQPHLYSRTIEFAEEFAAALSLADAVVVLDIYGAREQPVEGVSSRIITDRMADDVAVVYEPDFATAPTTVAGLAQPGDLVITMGAGTVTMLAQEILAELDTLAESDGSVGADGDEGAR, from the coding sequence ATGTCTGGCCTGGCGCGCATCATGGTGGCGCGCGGCGCCGTGGTGACTGGCTCTGACATGGTGGACTCCACCCCGGTGGAAGTGCTGCGTTCCATGGGCGCGCAGGTTGCCGTGGGCCACGATGCCGCGAACCTGTCGCTCGCCGGGGAGCTGCCCACCGTGGTGGTCACCTCGTTTGCCGCGATCCCGCAAGACAACCCGGAGCTGGTGGCCGCCAAGGAACAGGACATCCCGGTTATTCGGCGCTCTGACCTGCTGGCGGACATCATGGAGGGCTGCACCCAGGTGTTGCTGGCCGGCACCCACGGCAAGACATCCACCACATCCATGACCGTGAGCGCACTGCAGGCCGCGGGGGAGGACCCTTCCTTCGCTATTGGTGGGCAGCTCAACCGCGCCGGCACCAACGCACACCACGGCACCGGCAATGCTTTCGTGGCCGAGGCGGACGAATCCGACGCCTCGCTGCTGCGCTACCGCCCTGACGTGGCGGTGGTGACCAACATCGAGCCCGACCACCTCGACTACTTCAAGACCCACGAGGCGTATTTCCAGGTCTTTGATGACTTCGCTGCCAGAGTGGCGGACAACAATGGCGTGCTCATCGTGTGCTTGGAGGACTCGAACACGGCTCGGCTGGGCCAGCGCGCCATCGCTCGGGGGGAGCGCGTGGTGGGCTACGGTTCCGCACAGGCGGCGGCCCAGTACCCGGAGATCCCCCTGGCCGCTCGACTGGACTCCGAGGACGTCTCCGCCGCCGGCACCACGGTGACCGCGTCCCTGCGTTTGGCCCCGTTGCGTGGCGAGAGCAGCGAGGCGGGAAAGTCCGGCGAGGCGAACAACGAAACCATTGACGTCACTTATACCGTGGGCACGCCGGGTCACCACATGGTTCTTAACTCCTTGGCCGCGCTGCTGGCGGGTATTGCCGCGGGTGGTCAGCCCATCGCCGTGGCCGAGGGGCTCGGAGAGTTTACCGGTGTGCGCCGCCGTTTTGAGTACCGCGGCACCAGCCCTGCTGGCATTCGCGTGTACGACGACTACGCGCACCACCCCACGGAGGTCAATGCGGTGCTAGGCGCCGCCCGTGAGAAGGTTAACGCCGAGGGGGAGGGCGCGCGGGTCATCGCGTGCTTCCAGCCGCACTTATACTCCCGCACCATTGAATTCGCCGAGGAGTTCGCCGCTGCATTGTCGCTTGCTGACGCCGTGGTGGTGTTGGACATCTACGGTGCCCGAGAGCAGCCGGTGGAGGGCGTGAGCTCCCGGATCATCACCGACCGTATGGCCGACGACGTCGCAGTGGTCTACGAGCCCGACTTCGCGACAGCCCCGACGACCGTAGCCGGGTTGGCCCAGCCCGGTGACCTGGTGATCACGATGGGCGCGGGCACCGTGACGATGCTGGCGCAAGAAATCCTCGCAGAGCTTGACACGCTCGCGGAATCCGACGGCAGCGTTGGCGCCGATGGGGACGAGGGAGCTCGCTAA